The following are encoded together in the Deltaproteobacteria bacterium genome:
- a CDS encoding response regulator produces the protein MAIERCVDILLIDDDDGHALLVEESLQDAGLRNRFERARDGDEGWRWLSEAAGGTRRCPGLVLLDVSMPGLDGFEVLERIKSSAPLKHVPVIMLTSTDSPREIERCYKLGANAYVVKPVDFESLHQKVRTLGMFIQIIEVTDRAS, from the coding sequence ATGGCAATCGAACGCTGTGTCGACATTCTGCTCATCGATGACGATGACGGTCACGCCTTGCTGGTCGAAGAGAGCTTGCAAGACGCCGGCTTGCGTAACCGCTTTGAACGCGCCCGCGACGGTGACGAGGGCTGGCGGTGGCTGAGCGAGGCCGCGGGCGGCACCCGCCGCTGCCCCGGCCTGGTGTTGCTCGATGTCTCAATGCCCGGGCTCGATGGCTTCGAGGTGCTCGAACGCATCAAGTCGAGCGCGCCGTTGAAACACGTTCCGGTGATCATGCTCACTTCAACCGACTCACCGCGCGAGATCGAGCGCTGCTACAAGCTCGGCGCCAACGCCTACGTGGTCAAGCCGGTTGACTTCGAGAGCCTGCATCAGAAGGTGCGCACGCTCGGCATGTTCATTCAGATCATCGAGGTCACCGACCGAGCCAGCTGA
- a CDS encoding CHASE3 domain-containing protein, giving the protein MFAPATPSAVVCASGRSFSRQRLTAWLRGSSIRTRIAAVALAAVLPTLAALVVLASRIAQLNQATLAVAATFETIQHGSRVVKLLSDMQLATRAYAISGDSLFLDSYQQARKQWPEAITAAANALRNDPSLIEQLARVEDDANDFFTEWERRLGSMLPAGDDANAWFQLGKDETRMRRITATIAAMVSHKEGEIRTRLQDAEQARRRVYAVVAAISLLAIALLAGLTTILGRSIGRPIEHVVEAAHRLAEGEWGERVPVQGGRETRILANAFNRMTAAVKDARAELAQRNHQLEHTAARLASANEGLVERQRETDDFLYVLSHDLRAPLINIQGFGKRLQSSMTTLETSLADPAKQGDCVKQLQRMNESLKFVNLGTGKIDQLIARLLEIARVSTRPSQYQWVNTEALVHDVLGACRFQLEERGIETTVGTLPPVLADPLQLNQVFTNLIDNAIKYMGQRPLKRISIYVSVSDDRYRFAVQDSGPGIAPKDQEKVFRMFARLNPSASAGEGIGLAVVRAIVNHHGGRIWVESTPEVGTTFYFTLPRPADEKMAAAPGSPASSARAATA; this is encoded by the coding sequence ATGTTTGCGCCGGCAACGCCTAGTGCCGTGGTATGCGCTTCGGGCCGCTCCTTCTCTCGGCAGCGGCTCACGGCCTGGTTGCGCGGGTCTTCGATCCGCACGCGCATCGCCGCCGTAGCCCTGGCGGCAGTGCTACCGACGCTGGCGGCGCTGGTGGTTCTGGCCTCGCGCATAGCGCAGTTGAATCAGGCCACGCTGGCAGTGGCAGCTACCTTCGAGACCATCCAGCACGGCAGCCGGGTGGTCAAACTGCTCTCCGACATGCAGCTCGCTACCCGTGCGTACGCAATCAGCGGCGACAGCCTGTTTCTCGACAGCTACCAGCAGGCGCGCAAGCAGTGGCCTGAGGCTATCACCGCTGCCGCCAACGCGCTGCGTAACGATCCGTCTCTGATCGAGCAACTCGCTCGGGTCGAGGACGACGCCAACGACTTCTTCACCGAGTGGGAACGCCGGCTGGGCTCGATGCTGCCCGCCGGTGACGATGCCAATGCCTGGTTCCAGCTCGGCAAAGACGAAACCCGCATGCGCCGGATCACGGCCACGATTGCGGCCATGGTCAGCCACAAGGAGGGAGAGATTCGCACCCGGCTGCAAGACGCGGAACAAGCGCGCCGGCGGGTCTATGCGGTTGTCGCCGCGATCAGCCTGCTGGCGATTGCACTGCTGGCCGGGCTGACCACGATCTTGGGCCGGTCTATCGGCCGCCCAATCGAGCACGTCGTCGAGGCCGCTCACCGCCTGGCAGAGGGTGAATGGGGCGAACGCGTGCCGGTCCAAGGCGGCCGTGAGACGCGCATTCTGGCCAACGCCTTCAATCGCATGACCGCGGCCGTCAAAGATGCCCGCGCCGAGTTGGCGCAGCGTAATCACCAGCTCGAGCACACCGCCGCCCGCCTGGCCAGCGCCAACGAAGGGCTGGTCGAACGTCAGCGTGAAACCGACGACTTCTTATACGTGCTGTCGCACGACCTGCGCGCTCCACTGATCAACATCCAGGGGTTTGGGAAACGCTTGCAGAGCAGCATGACGACCCTGGAAACGTCGCTCGCCGATCCGGCCAAACAGGGCGATTGTGTCAAGCAGCTGCAGCGCATGAACGAGTCGCTCAAGTTCGTGAATCTAGGCACCGGCAAGATCGATCAACTGATCGCCCGGCTGCTCGAGATCGCCCGCGTGAGTACCCGGCCAAGCCAGTACCAATGGGTCAACACCGAGGCCTTGGTGCACGACGTTCTCGGCGCCTGCCGCTTCCAGCTCGAAGAACGCGGCATCGAGACCACCGTCGGCACCCTGCCGCCGGTGCTCGCGGACCCGTTGCAGCTCAACCAGGTATTCACCAACCTGATCGATAACGCCATCAAGTACATGGGTCAGCGGCCACTGAAGCGGATCAGCATCTATGTCAGCGTCAGCGACGATCGCTATCGCTTCGCCGTGCAGGATTCCGGCCCCGGCATCGCCCCCAAGGACCAAGAGAAGGTGTTCCGCATGTTTGCCCGCCTCAACCCGAGCGCCAGCGCCGGCGAAGGTATTGGCCTGGCAGTCGTGCGCGCCATCGTCAATCACCATGGTGGCCGCATCTGGGTCGAGTCAACGCCCGAGGTCGGCACCACTTTCTATTTCACACTGCCACGCCCCGCGGACGAGAAGATGGCTGCTGCCCCCGGATCACCCGCGAGCAGCGCAAGAGCAGCAACCGCCTGA
- a CDS encoding IclR family transcriptional regulator, with the protein MCSRSCSSSRPRLSYSAGTAHAPCSQLSTSAAAPSRLTISTAPIAGATGLGDRAVIDVISTSYLSLARCTRIGRAEVACKPGAGIAGAGFDFAPGCIYVKRLFEGDPVRREKTNYTIQSVSHALDVIEQFNGERDELGVTELSKRLKLHKNNVFRLLATLEARGYIEQNKATDNYRLGIRCLQLGQNYVGQVGLLRQARPILEHAARKARETALVAVLRRGAAVPLDAVESDQPVRMVSRVGEALPLHCTAVGKVYLAFCSEEELRELLPDDLSKFTERTITERPALVQQLKQAAAQGYAVDTGEYVADATSVAAPVRDYTRMVVGSVAIAAPSYRLSEERIQKEVGPLVAKAAGELSKRLGFNS; encoded by the coding sequence ATGTGCTCGCGCAGCTGCTCTTCCTCGAGGCCGAGGTTGTCGTACTCGGCCGGAACGGCGCACGCGCCGTGCTCGCAGCTCAGTACCAGCGCTGCCGCGCCGTCCCGATTGACGATTTCCACGGCCCCCATCGCGGGCGCGACCGGCCTCGGTGATCGTGCTGTTATCGACGTGATTTCCACAAGTTACCTCTCTCTTGCGAGGTGTACCCGTATAGGCAGAGCAGAGGTTGCTTGCAAGCCCGGGGCGGGCATCGCCGGGGCGGGGTTTGACTTCGCGCCCGGTTGTATTTACGTAAAACGGCTTTTCGAGGGTGATCCAGTGCGACGCGAGAAGACAAACTACACCATTCAATCGGTCTCTCACGCGCTCGATGTGATCGAGCAGTTCAACGGCGAGCGCGACGAGCTTGGCGTCACCGAGCTGAGCAAGCGGCTCAAGCTGCACAAGAACAACGTCTTTCGGCTCCTGGCCACGCTGGAGGCGCGCGGGTACATCGAGCAGAACAAGGCCACCGACAACTATCGGCTGGGCATCCGCTGCTTGCAGCTGGGCCAGAACTACGTCGGCCAGGTCGGTTTGTTGCGCCAGGCCCGGCCGATCTTAGAACACGCCGCGCGCAAGGCGCGTGAGACCGCGCTGGTGGCGGTGTTGCGACGGGGTGCGGCGGTGCCGCTGGACGCGGTCGAATCGGATCAACCGGTGAGGATGGTCTCGCGCGTCGGCGAAGCGCTGCCCTTGCACTGCACCGCCGTCGGGAAGGTGTATCTCGCCTTCTGCTCCGAGGAGGAGTTGCGCGAGCTGCTGCCGGATGACCTCTCCAAGTTCACCGAGCGAACCATCACCGAGCGCCCGGCGCTGGTGCAGCAGCTCAAGCAGGCGGCGGCGCAGGGTTACGCCGTGGATACGGGCGAATACGTCGCCGACGCCACTTCAGTGGCCGCCCCGGTGCGCGACTACACCCGTATGGTGGTCGGCAGCGTGGCGATCGCAGCGCCCAGCTATCGTCTATCCGAAGAGCGCATTCAGAAGGAAGTCGGGCCGCTGGTGGCCAAGGCCGCGGGCGAACTATCCAAGCGCCTCGGCTTCAATTCCTAG
- a CDS encoding methionyl-tRNA formyltransferase, which translates to MRIILIGQAAFAEKVLDGVRKDGHQVAAVYCPPDTGAKPDPVKARALALDIPVRQHQSLKRAEVRREFQELAADLAVLAYVTQIVPQSVFEVPRLGSICFHPSLLPRYRGGSAIAWQIIKGETQSGVSVFWVDAGIDTGPILLQKTAAIDPDDTAGSLYFNQLFAVGVEAVMESVQLIAAGSAPRVAQDESLATYDPLCRDEHAAIDWARPLRQVYNLIRGCDPQPGAYTLFNGHKLRLYDARCVAGTFRPGVVEAVTAEGVLIGADGGGIRAKRVRCGDQKLAAAAFAAENGLSVGTRLG; encoded by the coding sequence ATGCGCATAATTTTGATCGGCCAAGCGGCCTTCGCGGAAAAGGTGCTTGATGGTGTGCGCAAAGACGGTCACCAGGTAGCCGCGGTCTACTGCCCGCCCGATACCGGTGCCAAACCCGATCCGGTGAAAGCCCGCGCCCTGGCGCTCGATATCCCCGTGCGCCAGCACCAGTCGCTCAAGCGGGCCGAAGTGCGGCGCGAGTTTCAGGAGCTCGCTGCCGATCTGGCGGTGTTGGCTTACGTGACGCAGATCGTACCGCAGAGCGTCTTCGAAGTTCCTCGCTTGGGCAGCATCTGCTTCCATCCCTCGTTGCTGCCGCGATACCGCGGCGGCAGCGCGATTGCGTGGCAGATTATCAAGGGTGAGACTCAGTCCGGTGTGTCGGTCTTCTGGGTTGACGCGGGCATCGATACCGGCCCGATCCTGTTGCAGAAGACGGCGGCGATCGATCCTGACGACACCGCCGGCTCGCTGTACTTCAACCAGCTGTTCGCCGTCGGTGTCGAGGCGGTGATGGAATCGGTGCAACTGATCGCCGCCGGCAGCGCGCCGCGCGTGGCGCAGGACGAAAGCCTGGCAACCTACGACCCGCTCTGCCGTGACGAGCACGCGGCGATCGACTGGGCGCGCCCGCTGCGCCAAGTGTACAACCTGATCCGCGGCTGTGACCCGCAGCCCGGCGCGTACACGCTGTTCAACGGCCACAAGCTCCGCCTCTACGATGCCCGGTGTGTGGCCGGCACCTTTCGCCCGGGGGTGGTCGAGGCGGTGACAGCCGAGGGCGTGCTCATCGGCGCCGACGGTGGTGGGATTCGGGCCAAGCGCGTGCGCTGCGGCGATCAGAAACTTGCGGCCGCGGCCTTTGCCGCCGAAAACGGCCTCAGCGTCGGGACGCGGCTGGGGTAA